In Rubrivirga marina, the following are encoded in one genomic region:
- the aroQ gene encoding type II 3-dehydroquinate dehydratase, whose amino-acid sequence MPDSSAPPRPGILVLNGPNLNRLGQREPAVYGSLTLADVESTLRERFPDLALRFAQHNSEGALIDALHAADTVETAGVVFNPGGYAHTSVALRDAISSISTPVVEVHISNVYARESFRHTSLLSAVCAGLITGFGVAGYTMAVGYFERKTG is encoded by the coding sequence ATGCCCGACTCGTCAGCCCCGCCGCGCCCCGGCATCCTCGTCCTCAACGGGCCGAACCTCAACCGGCTCGGCCAGCGCGAGCCCGCGGTCTACGGGTCGCTGACGCTCGCCGACGTTGAGTCGACGCTCCGCGAGCGCTTCCCCGACCTCGCGCTCCGGTTCGCCCAGCACAACTCCGAGGGCGCGCTCATCGACGCGCTCCACGCCGCCGACACTGTCGAGACGGCTGGCGTCGTGTTCAACCCCGGCGGGTACGCCCACACGTCGGTCGCCCTCCGCGACGCGATCTCGTCGATCTCGACGCCCGTCGTCGAGGTCCACATCTCGAACGTGTACGCCCGCGAGAGCTTCCGCCACACGTCGCTGCTCTCGGCCGTCTGCGCCGGGCTGATCACGGGCTTCGGCGTGGCGGGCTACACGATGGCCGTCGGCTACTTCGAACGCAAGACGGGCTGA
- a CDS encoding MBL fold metallo-hydrolase produces the protein MTTDPARLGAEAGDAGASPRAAPGPPLTVTLLGTGTSTGVPVIGCDCAVCASSDPRDARLRTSAHVVAHTEGGDVHLQIDAGPDFRQQALRHGVAAVDALVVTHEHFDHVVGLDDLRPLFFRNRAPIPVYTLPRTAEALHGMFRYIFDRTYPGASLLDLHPVDGPFSVSSRSLEHAAVEVTPLRAPHGSFEVLGLRIGAFAYLTDVGEVPGEVRAALAGVEVLVLDGLRPEPHPTHLTFTEAAEVAAAVGARETWLVHVTHSVTHAEADASLPAGVRLAYDGLVLEVAGTEA, from the coding sequence ATGACGACTGACCCGGCCCGCCTCGGCGCCGAGGCGGGGGACGCCGGGGCATCGCCGCGCGCGGCCCCCGGGCCTCCGCTGACGGTCACGCTCCTCGGCACCGGCACCTCCACGGGCGTCCCCGTGATCGGGTGCGACTGCGCCGTCTGCGCCTCCTCGGACCCACGCGACGCGCGCCTCCGCACCTCGGCCCACGTCGTCGCTCATACCGAGGGGGGCGACGTCCACCTCCAGATCGACGCCGGACCGGACTTCCGCCAGCAGGCGCTCCGCCACGGCGTGGCGGCCGTCGACGCGCTGGTGGTCACGCACGAGCACTTCGACCACGTCGTGGGGCTCGACGACCTCCGGCCGCTGTTCTTCCGCAACCGCGCGCCGATCCCGGTCTACACGCTTCCCCGCACGGCCGAGGCGCTCCACGGGATGTTCCGGTACATCTTCGACCGGACGTACCCGGGCGCCTCGCTCCTCGACCTCCACCCGGTCGACGGACCGTTCTCCGTGTCGAGCCGATCGCTGGAACACGCTGCGGTCGAGGTCACGCCGTTGCGGGCGCCGCACGGCTCGTTCGAGGTGCTGGGCCTCCGGATCGGCGCGTTCGCCTATCTCACGGACGTCGGCGAGGTGCCGGGCGAGGTGCGCGCGGCGCTGGCGGGCGTGGAGGTCCTCGTCCTCGACGGGCTCCGCCCGGAGCCGCACCCGACGCACCTCACGTTCACCGAGGCGGCCGAGGTCGCCGCTGCGGTGGGCGCCCGCGAGACGTGGCTCGTCCACGTGACCCATTCGGTGACGCACGCCGAGGCCGACGCGTCACTGCCGGCGGGCGTCCGACTGGCGTACGACGGGCTCGTGCTGGAGGTCGCGGGGACGGAGGCGTGA
- a CDS encoding Rne/Rng family ribonuclease gives MKKEIVINASKDRSRIAIVENGELVELYVENPDNVRTIGNVYLGRVQKVMPAIRAAFVDVGQKQDCFLHFSDLTDNLPQLLALAGEEVPGLDEPVLSLAPSKRVADDEDEPDVEDALEVESGGDEEEDDKDKPRRSRRRSRGRGRGRGRGRRGKGRREEEEEEEERRPLPSVLDLTSGSKPRSKPKSRRAPEPEPADDSADDTPEADAPKTDDEPKPKARRKTRSPKEAKAEAPDAEAPAADPADDESSDEAPKNRRSRKGRSDRDGQSKDDAPTEEPTAQDEAAGDQAEADDAESGDDDSSGGKRSRRRRRRGGRGRGRSKASDDSGADDSNSDDDQEGRKDSRAKSRGKSKKTADEKVDDKNVDDGQDPSPKGKVSPTGRSRRPADPVQNLEEKVEDDESGRKPLPATLDLTGGSRPSRSARSASDDESDDSTGRSRRRTRSGSSEDQGQDESSKSDQKTDTDSDSRRRSRSKKSDDEPSKGGSSRGRSGDNGQTSEDDSEGGGRRRTRGGRSKSDAPKSDSQTSESKKDESSKGRDRSPRGGRNDRNDRNDKGGRGRSTSSKSKSNVPIPPNEELLKRNGRVIVKITKEAISTKGPRVSTDLSLAGRFLVLVPAADYVAVSKKIESAKERRRLRTLASSLKPDRFGVIVRTVAEGRDAKSLDQDLKLLIDKWRKIQDKLDEQPEPPVLLYQDVNMVSSVIRDLFSEDYDRILVDDPKVFRNVQAYIKAVAPSMANKVELHEGRSPVFRSLGIEKQVEEAFSKRVNMKGGGYLFIETTEAMHVVDVNSGRAGRGKSQKQNLIDVNVEAAKEVAKQLRLRDLGGIIVVDFIDLKYDRDRKKVTDALKEAFKRDRAVTKLLPMSDFGLVQITRQRLRPSITTQATDEDGEPLDAAEAAAAAGAGEIVRKGQVPVAEAEPQVDRSPERSQPAPERPSVAPEDATPRALSGRLRGWLDHYRQTVDERYKRRPIAVKVHPLFGAYLRRGFPSPLTRWRLALRGITFVLEEDAAVDPLAFDVRDQKSGRSLLKKYSA, from the coding sequence TTGAAGAAGGAAATCGTCATCAACGCGAGCAAAGACCGCTCGCGGATCGCCATCGTCGAGAACGGCGAACTGGTCGAACTCTACGTCGAGAACCCCGATAACGTCCGGACGATCGGCAACGTCTACCTCGGCCGCGTCCAGAAGGTCATGCCCGCCATCCGGGCCGCCTTCGTCGACGTCGGGCAGAAGCAGGACTGCTTCCTGCACTTTTCCGACCTCACCGACAACCTCCCCCAGCTGCTGGCGCTCGCCGGCGAGGAGGTCCCCGGGCTCGACGAGCCGGTCCTGTCGCTGGCCCCGTCCAAGCGCGTCGCCGACGACGAGGACGAGCCCGACGTTGAGGACGCCCTCGAGGTCGAGTCCGGCGGCGACGAGGAGGAGGACGACAAGGACAAGCCGCGCCGCTCGCGCCGCCGCTCGCGGGGCCGTGGGCGGGGCCGAGGCCGCGGACGCCGCGGCAAGGGCCGCCGCGAGGAGGAGGAGGAAGAGGAGGAGCGCCGCCCGCTCCCGTCCGTCCTCGACCTGACGTCGGGCTCGAAGCCTCGCTCCAAGCCGAAGTCCCGCCGCGCTCCCGAGCCCGAGCCCGCCGACGACTCGGCCGACGACACGCCCGAGGCGGACGCGCCCAAGACGGACGACGAGCCCAAGCCGAAGGCGCGACGGAAGACGAGGTCCCCCAAGGAGGCCAAGGCGGAGGCGCCGGACGCCGAGGCGCCGGCCGCTGACCCGGCGGACGACGAGTCGAGCGACGAGGCGCCCAAGAACCGCCGTTCTCGCAAGGGCCGCTCCGACCGAGACGGCCAGTCGAAAGACGACGCCCCGACCGAAGAGCCCACTGCACAGGACGAGGCGGCCGGCGATCAGGCCGAGGCCGACGACGCCGAGAGCGGGGACGACGATTCCAGCGGCGGGAAGCGGTCGCGTCGTCGCCGTCGCCGGGGCGGTCGCGGGCGCGGCCGGTCGAAGGCGTCCGACGACTCTGGAGCCGACGACTCCAACTCCGACGATGACCAGGAGGGGCGGAAGGACTCGCGGGCCAAGTCGAGGGGGAAGAGCAAGAAGACCGCCGACGAGAAGGTCGACGACAAGAACGTCGACGACGGGCAGGACCCGTCGCCGAAGGGCAAGGTCTCGCCGACCGGCCGAAGCCGCCGACCGGCGGATCCGGTTCAGAACCTCGAAGAGAAGGTCGAGGACGACGAGAGCGGCCGGAAGCCGCTCCCGGCCACGCTCGACCTCACGGGCGGGAGCCGGCCGTCGCGCTCGGCCCGGTCCGCCTCGGACGACGAGTCGGACGACTCGACAGGCCGGAGCCGCCGCCGGACGCGCAGCGGCTCGTCGGAAGACCAGGGCCAAGACGAGTCGAGCAAGAGCGACCAGAAGACGGACACCGACTCCGACTCGCGTCGCCGTTCGCGCAGCAAGAAGAGCGACGACGAGCCCTCCAAGGGCGGGTCGAGCCGAGGCCGCTCCGGTGACAACGGCCAGACGTCGGAGGACGACTCCGAGGGCGGCGGGCGCCGCCGGACGCGCGGCGGGCGCTCCAAGAGTGACGCCCCCAAGAGCGATTCGCAGACGTCCGAGTCGAAGAAGGACGAGTCGTCGAAGGGCCGAGACCGGTCCCCGCGCGGCGGCCGGAACGATCGCAACGACCGGAATGACAAGGGCGGCCGCGGCCGGTCGACGTCTTCGAAGTCGAAGTCGAACGTCCCGATCCCGCCCAACGAGGAGCTCCTCAAGCGGAACGGCCGCGTGATCGTCAAGATCACGAAGGAGGCCATCTCCACGAAGGGGCCGCGCGTGTCGACGGACCTCTCGCTGGCGGGCCGCTTCCTCGTCCTCGTCCCGGCGGCCGACTACGTCGCCGTTTCGAAGAAGATCGAGAGCGCCAAGGAGCGCCGCCGGCTCCGCACGCTGGCGTCGAGCCTCAAGCCCGACCGGTTCGGCGTCATCGTCCGGACGGTCGCCGAGGGCCGCGACGCGAAGAGCCTCGACCAGGACCTCAAGCTGCTCATCGACAAGTGGCGGAAGATCCAGGACAAGCTGGACGAGCAGCCCGAGCCGCCCGTCCTGCTGTACCAGGACGTCAACATGGTCTCGTCGGTCATCCGCGACCTGTTCTCGGAGGACTACGACCGGATTCTCGTCGACGACCCGAAGGTGTTCCGGAACGTCCAGGCCTACATCAAGGCCGTGGCGCCGTCGATGGCCAACAAGGTCGAGCTCCACGAGGGCCGCTCGCCGGTCTTCCGCTCGCTCGGCATCGAGAAGCAGGTCGAGGAGGCGTTCTCGAAGCGCGTCAACATGAAGGGCGGCGGGTACCTCTTCATCGAGACGACGGAGGCCATGCACGTGGTCGACGTCAACTCGGGCCGCGCGGGCCGCGGGAAGAGCCAGAAGCAGAACCTCATCGACGTCAACGTCGAGGCGGCCAAGGAGGTCGCCAAGCAGCTCCGGCTCCGTGACCTCGGCGGCATCATCGTCGTCGACTTCATCGACCTGAAGTACGACCGGGACCGGAAGAAGGTGACCGACGCGCTCAAGGAGGCGTTCAAGCGCGACCGCGCCGTCACGAAGCTCCTCCCGATGTCGGACTTCGGGCTCGTCCAGATCACGCGCCAGCGGCTCCGCCCGTCGATCACGACGCAGGCGACCGACGAGGACGGCGAGCCGCTCGACGCGGCGGAGGCCGCCGCCGCCGCCGGCGCCGGCGAGATCGTCCGGAAGGGCCAGGTGCCCGTGGCCGAGGCCGAGCCGCAGGTGGACCGGTCGCCGGAGCGGTCGCAGCCCGCGCCGGAGCGGCCGTCGGTCGCGCCGGAGGACGCCACCCCGCGTGCTCTCTCGGGCCGCCTCCGCGGCTGGCTGGACCACTACCGCCAGACGGTCGACGAGCGCTACAAGCGCCGGCCGATCGCCGTCAAGGTGCACCCCCTCTTCGGGGCGTACCTCCGGCGCGGCTTCCCGTCGCCGCTGACGCGCTGGCGGCTCGCCCTCCGCGGCATCACGTTCGTGCTGGAGGAGGACGCCGCCGTCGACCCGCTGGCGTTCGACGTGCGCGACCAGAAGTCCGGCCGGTCGCTGCTGAAGAAGTACTCGGCGTAA